The Pseudoxanthomonas suwonensis sequence GCCTGTTCCGGATAGACCTGGCCGGGGTGGTCAGCAAGTACATAGGCGAGACCGAGAAGAACCTGCGCGCCATCTTCGACGAGGCCGACCGCGCCGATTCGGTGCTGTTCTTCGACGAGGCCGACGCCCTGTTCGGCAAGCGGTCGGACGTCAAGGACGCGCACGATCGCTACGCCAACATCGAGATCAACTACCTGCTGCAGAGGATCGAAAGCTTCGACGGCATCGCCATCCTCGCGACCAACAAGCGCGACCACCTCGACGATGCGTTCCTGCGCCGGATCCACGTGAGCATCGAGTTTCCTTCGCCGCTGGTGCCGGAGCGGCTTCGCCTGTGGGACAGGAGCTTCCCCGCCGCCGCGCCGCTGGCGCCCGACATCGACTGGGACTTCCTCGCGCGCAGCTTCGACCTCACCGGGGGCGCGATCCGCAACGCCGCCCTGGGCGCCGCCTACCTGGCCGCCGAGGCGCGCGGCGCCATCGGCATGCGCGAGGTGTTGAACGCCGTCCGCATCGAGCTGGTCAAGGCCGGCCGGCGCATGCCCGACAGCGAGTTCGGTCCGCACGCCCACCTGCTTGCGAGGGCGGCGCCGGCGCCGCAGCAGGCGCGCCGGCCGCGGACGCACGACCTGTGCACCACCCACGAGGAATGACCGACATGGCCTGCCGGATAGTCAATCTGCATCCCCACCCGCTGCGCATCGACCTGCGCGGCGGCGAGGTCCTGTTCCTGGCGCACAACGAGCGCTCCCGGGCCTTGCGCGAGGAAGCGCTGTACGACAACCACTACGTCGCCGAATGGGAGCGCGCGGGCTGGTTGCGCCGGGTTCCGGCACGCATGGGGGAGGTGCGCGCCGAGGAACAGGCGCGGGCCGCCGCCCTGGCCGCGGCCGACCCGGCCGCGGAGCGCGCGCCGCCGCGCAAACGGTCGCCGGGCCCGCCCGCGGCCGCCACCCGCAAGCCGGGCGGCAAGCCCGGCACCCGGAAACAACACCAGCGATAACCGGCGACAGCCGATGGCGCCGGTCCGCACGCGTGCGGCGCCGGTACCGCAACCGACAGGAGTTTCGACATGGCAGAGTATCTCCACCCGGGCGTCTACGTCGAAGAGAAATCCAGCGGCGTGCGTCCGATCGAGGGCGTGAGCACTTCGACCGCGGCGTTCGTCGGCGAAACCGCCAAGGGCGTTCCGAACAAGGCCACTTTCGTCACCAGCTGGCGCACGTTCGTCGCCAAGTTCGGGGACGTCACCCGCGACGGCCCCTACCTGCCGTACGCCGTGGAGCAGTTCTTCTCCAACGGCGGCAAGCGCTGCTACGTGGTGCGCGCCCTGTCGGGCGCCTCGTCGCGCACGGCCGGGACCGACCTGCCCTCGCGCGAGCTTGCCGGCGCGTCCCGCAGCACGCTGCGTGTCGAAGCCAAGGGCAAGGGCGGCTGGGGCAACAGCGTGGCGGTACGCGTGGAGGACGGCTCGCTCAACCCGACGCGCGAGTTCCGGCTCGTGGTGCTGAACGACGGGGTGCCGGTGGAGGTGTTCGACGACCTGTCCATGGACCCCGACTCGGACTCGTACGTGGAGACGGCGGTCAACGACCTGTCCGAATACATCCAGGTGCAGGACCTGCATGCGGCCACGTCGCCGCTGGCCGGAAACCCCGCCCACGCCACGGCCGTGTCCACCGCCGTACTCGCCAGCCCGGTGCCCCTGATCGCCGGCGATGCGCTGACGCTGGACATCCCGACCGCCATACCGCCGCCGCCGGCCATCGACCTGTTCGCCGTCCTCGGCGCGACGGCGGCGCCGGGCGACCTGGCCGACCTCGTCAACGCGACCTGGGGCGCCTACAACCTCACTGCTTCCATCACCGGACCGGACGATCCGGACGGTGCGGGCAAGCTGCGCCTGCGGCACGGCGCCCAGGGCTACGAAAGCGGCTTCACCCTCGGCGGCTCCGCCACCGGCGCCGGCCGCCCGCTCGCCGGCCTGGCCGGCTTCCGGCAGGGACAAGGCGGGGCCGTGGGCGCCACGCTGCGCAGCGCAGCCGGCGCGACCTTCGATATCCAGGCCGGCGCCAACGAACTGGTGATCGCCGTCAATGGCGACAACCTGCCCGCCATCCCGCTCACCGTCAGTGCCGCGCTGCCCATCGACACCGCGGTGAACGAGATCAACAGCGCGCTGGCGCAGCATTACCAGGCCGTCGCCGGGGCCAACAAGCCGGCCATCGCGCCACTGCTCGACGTGCGCCGCAACGGCGACCGGATCTTCGTGTCCACCGCCAACCGCGGCGCGGGCAACGCGCGGGTGCGCATCGCCGGCCCGGCTGCCGCGGCATTCGACTTCCGCCGCCTCGACGGCTCCGTGCAAGGCGCCGACGGGCCGGACGGACAGGGCCGCAACGAACCGGCCTTCGTCCAGAGCGAGCTCGGTCCCTTCGCGCTGGAGGACGGCTCCAACCTCAAGTTCGTCGTCAACAACAGCGCCGGCGGCGCCGATTCCGCCGACGTGGTCGTCGATTTCGACAGCGCCAGCCTGCCCAACCTGCAGCAGGTCACCGCCGCCCAGGTGCGCGACCGGATCAACGCGGCGGCGGCCGGCGCGCTGACCGCCACGGTCGAATACGGACGCGTGGTCGTGCGCCAGTCCAGGCGAGGCAACTACTACACGCTGCAGGTGGTGGACGGCAAGCTGAGCCCCAACATCCGGCTGAAGTTCAGCACCGAGAAGCAGTCGGGCTTCGCCGATGGCGACCTCGCCTCGCCCTACTTCCGGCCCGGCTTCAACCCGGTGGCCGGCGTCAACGAGCCGCGCGAACTGGCCGGCGGCGACGACGGCAGCCCGGTCAACGGCAGCGACCTCATCGGCACCGCGGACCGCAAGACCGGCCTGCATGCGCTCGACGACGTCACCGACGTCAACTTCATCGCCATCCCCGGCGCCAGCGACCCCGCCGTGGTCAGCGCGGCCATCGGCTACTGCGCGATCCGCCAGGACTGCTTCTACATCGCCGACGCGACCGGCAAGCGCAACCGCGACGCGCCGGCGACCGAACCGGTGCATGCGCAGGACTACATGCGCAACAAGGTCAGCCCGAAGAACAGCTACGGGGCGCTGTACTACCCCTGGCTGGAGATCGCCGACCGTGCCGGCGCGGGCCGCAATCCCAGGCGCTACGTGCCGCCGTCGGGATTCATCGCCGGGCTGTTCGCGCGGATCGACAACCAGCGCGGAGTATGGAAGGCCCCGGCCGGCACCGAGACCGGGCTGATCGGGCCGATCGGGCTGGAGTATTCGGTGACCGACGCCGAACAGGACATCCTCAACCCGATCGGGGTCAACTGCATCCGCCGCTTCGCCGACAGCGGCATCGTGGTCTGGGGCGCGCGCACGTTCGCCGCCCAAGCCGATCCGGAGTACCGCTACGTGCCGGTGCGCCGCTACACGATCTACCTGCGGCAGAGCATCTACCGCGGCACGCAGTGGGCGGTGTTCGAACCCAACGACGCACCGCTGTGGGAGCAGCTCAAGGCCAACATCGACGATTTCATGATGGGCGAGTTCCGCAAGGGCGCGCTGGCCGGCGCGACGCCGGACGAGGCCTTCAGCGTCAGGTGCGACGCCGAACTGAATCCGGAATCGGAGGTCAACGCCGGGCGCGTCAACATGGAGGTCGCGTTCGCGCCGCTGAAGCCGGCCGAGTTCGTGATCATCCGCATCAGCCAGAAGTCGCAGCGGCCGCAAGGCTGAGGCACGGTCCATGGCGCCGCGCACCTCCCAGTTCGATCCCTACCGGACCTTCAAGTTCAGGGTCCGCCTGGACGGCGCCATCATCGCCGGCGTCACCAAGGTCTCCGCGCTCGGCCGCAGCGTCGCGCCGAACGAGGTCAAGGAAGCCGGGGATGCGTTCGGGCCGCGGCACATGCCCGGCATGGTCAGCTTCGACGAGGTGACGCTCGAGCAGGGCTGGAGCGCCGACCGGACCTTCGAGCGCTGGGCCAACCAGGTGCTGGGGCTGCACGCCGATCCGGGCGGCGCCAAGGGCTTCAAGCGCACGGTCTTCATAGAGCTGTTCGACCTCAAGGGCAACGCCGGCAGCCCGAGCGGTTCGCCGCCGCTGCAGCGCTACAAGCTGCACCGCGCCTGGGTATCGAAGTACGTCGCGATGCCGGAACTCAATGCCGACGGCGGTGGCGTGGGCATCTGCAGCGTGAGCCTGCGCCACGAAGGTTGGGAAAGAGTCTGAATCCGTCCGTATCCGTCTTCAGCAAGGAGCAACGACATGCCCGCACGCGCATCCCAGTTCGATCCGTTCCGCAAGTTCAAGTTCCGCATCAAGATCGCCAACCAGGTGGTGGCCGGCCTGACCAAGTGCTCGGCGCTCACGGTCAGCGTCGAATCCAAGGAATTCCGTTCCGGCGAGATGGATAGCTTCAAGCAGAAGCTGCCCGGCATGGTCTCGTTCGAGCCCATTACCCTGGAGCAGGGCGTCACCAGCGACAAGACCTTCGAGAAATGGGCCACGGCGATGGCCAACTATCTCGGCAACAAGGGCGCGGACTCGCAGAAGACGCCGGACGATTTCCGCAAGGAGGTCGACATCGAGGTCTACAACCTCAACAACGAGCGGGTGAAGGCCTACCGGGTCTACCAGTGCTGGGTGTCGAAGTACACCGCGATCCCGGACCTGGACGCGAACTCGGCCGACGTGATGATCCAGACGCTGGTGCTGGAGAACGAAGGCATTCAGGTCATGCAGTGACGGGAGACGGCCGATGGGGATGATCGGGAATCCGGCGATGGCCGACGCGATGCGCGAAGAGTCGCTCGACGAACGCCGCCTGGTGCTGCCGACCGGCGTTTTCGACGCCGACGGACGCGCGCATCGCTGCGTGCGCGTGCGCGAACTGACCGGCGCCGACGAGGAGGCGCTGTTCGAGCGCGGGAAGCCCGGCAATGCGTGGCGCGTCAGCGCCTTCCTGGCGAGCGCGATCGAATCGGTGGAAGGGCTGGAGGCGGGCGTGGACGCCGCGTTCGCCGCGGACCTGCAGCTGGGCGACCGCGACTACCTGCTGCTGCGCCTGCGCCAGATGGACCTCGGCGACGCGGTACACCAGGTGATGCGCTGCCCGGCGTGCCTGGAGCGGGTCGATGTGGACCTGTCGATCAGCGAGCTGCCGGTGCGCCGGCTGGACCGGCCCCAGGCCGTGTACCAGGCGGACATCGCCGGGACTGCGATGCAGCTGCGGCTGCCCACCGGCGCCGACCAGGCCGCGATCGAGACGCTGGCGATGGCCAACCCCGCCGCGGCCAACACCCGGTTGTTCGCACGCATCGTGCTCGACGTGGACGGGCAGGGCGCGCCGGACGAGGAGACCGTGCGGGCATGGCCGTTGGCGATGCGCTCGCAACTGGTGGCCTGGCTCGAGGACCACGCCCCGGGGCCGGAACTGTTCCTGGAACTGGTCTGCCCGCATTGCCGGGCGGACATGAGCTACGCCTTCGACCTGGACGCTTTTTTTTTGCCGAGCGCGTGACCGATCTCGAGCGCCTGTACGAGGAGACCCATGTGCTTGCGATGCATTACCACTGGTCCGAACCGCAGATCCTGGCGCTGCCGCGGAGCAAGCGCCAGCGGTACCTCGCGCTGATCGCCCGGCAGCATCCGGCATCGGGGGCTGAGGCATGAACGCCGATCGCGACGGGCAGGCGCCGGCCGAACGCTATGCGCTGGCGCGCCACGGCATGCCGTTGCCGCGCGGACCGGCCAGCGTGCCGCGGGCGCGCTGGTTGCCGGCGTCGCTGCGGGGCCGCGCGCTGCCGGAACGCATGCGCGAAGCGCCGCAGGCGCCTTTCGTGGACGCGGAGGCCGGGGAAGAGGACGGGTTCGAAACCGGAATCGGCGGGATCCTGTCGCCGTTGCCGCGGGAATCCACGGGAAGCGCAAGTGCGCCTGCCGCGGCAGCGGATGCGCCCAAGCCGCATGCGGAGGCGGCCGGGCCCTCGCCGGCGGTGCAGGGGCGCCGCGGCGAGAGCTGGAAGGAAGCGTCGACGCCGGACGCCGGACCGGCGGTGCACCCGGACGCAGCACCGGGATCGCCGGTGCGAGTGGCCACGGTGCCCGCGGAACCGGCCGCATCGCCGGCCACGATCCAGCCGCCTGCCGGCCGCGCCATGGCCGATCGGATCCCGGGCCCGCCGCGTGCGCCATCCGCCCCGGAACCGGAACGCGCCCGCGCACCGGCAGCAGGCGCGCAGGTTGCTCCCCCAGCCGCTCCGCATGCGCACCCTGCCGGTTCCCGGCACACGGCCATGCAGGCGCCGGCCTTGGGGCCTGGCGATGCCCGCCACTCCGGGGCGGAGCCGGTGGCATCCCGGTTGCCGCCCGGGCGCCCGCCCACGGTGGAGGCAACGGTCGCGGCGATGCCGGTGGTGGAGCAGCGATCGCCGGAGGGACCGCCGTTCCCGGTGGCGATCGAGTGCGTCGCGCGGGTCCAGGCGATGGGGACGCTGGCCTCATCGCCTGTACCTGCGCCAGCCCATGCCGCCAGCGGCACAGGCGAGCGCCCGCCGCCGGTGCGGCCGGTCGACGCGACCGTGCTGGCGGCGTTGCAGCGGCCCATGCCGCCGCCGTCGCGCACCGTCCGCCTGGACCGCGTGCAGGTGGCGGTGCAGGCGCCGGCATCGCCCATCCCACGCGCCGCCGGCGCGCCGGCCCCGCCGTCCGCCGCGCCGGCGCGGCCCCCGGCGCGCGCGGCGTCGCGCAACCCGTGGTCCGGCTATTTCGCCCGCCGGGACTAGGAGCCACGGACATGAGCATCGCCGCCCGCATAGCGCCCACCCTTGCCGCCCGACAGGCACGGGCCGCCGCGCTCGCCGCGGAGCGGTCCATGCGCGACGCCTTCGTCGTGGCCCAGTTCGCCCAGCTGTGCGACTGCTTCGACGCGCTGCTGCGCGAAGCCCTGGGCATCGACGCGCGCGTGGCGATCGCGATGGCGACGCTGACCCATGAGGTGCAAGGCCGCAGTTTCCCGACGCTCACCGTGGACACCTGGAAGGTGCGCGCGGACTTCAACGCGGTGCCGCAGACCGTCGCCTTCACGCCGCGGCTCGATTTCCGCGAGCCGGACCAGTTCGGCCTAATCGAATGCGCGCTCGACTTCGACTACGCACCGGCGCACAGCCGTGCCGACCGCACCGCGCGGCTGCTGCTGGCGCGTGGCATCCAGCTGCGCGGCAAGAGCGTCGCCGAGCTGGTGCTGCCGGTGGCCGGCGGCGTGCGCAGCCTGGTGGCCGGCGACCTGGAAGACGCGTTCGCCGTCTGGTGGCTGCGGCCATGAGCGGCCGCCACGCCACCGCGGCCCCACCGGCGCTGCACATCGGGCAGCTGCGGTTCGTGACCGACCGCGCGCTGGGCGACGGACGCGCGCGCGCGCTGGGCGAACGGTTCGCCGAGGAGCTGGGCACCGCGCTGGCGCAGGCCGGCGCCAGCGACCGGATGGACATCGGCGAACTGGTGGTGGAAGCCGGTGGCGACCAACTGGACGACCGCGCGCTGCCGCGCCTGGCCGCCGCCGTGGCCCGGCGGATCCTCGAACGCGTGCCCGACTGAGGCGGAGCCCCGACATGTCCGATTTCATCCAGCGGCCGAAACTCCTGCGAGGCGCCTTCGTCGAATACGGGCTGTCGCTGCCGCCGCTGCTTTTCGCGTTCCAGTTCAATCCGGAGACGCTGACCCGCAACCGTACCGCCAGCTACACCCCGGCCGGCGCCGACGGCAGCGGCAACGGCTGCCGCGAGGGCAGCGAGGCGCAGCAGCGCGCCTGCCTGTCGCAGGTCCAGGTCAGCGAGGAGACCCTCGGCCTCACCCTGATGCTCGACGCCACCGATGACCTGGACGACAACCAGATGCTGCCGGGCCAGTTCGGCATCGGTCCGCAGCTGTCGGCGCTGGAACTGATGATCTATCCCAAGACCGACCAGCTGTTCGGCTTCCCGATCGGCAACCTGCTCGGCGGGGACGACCAGTTCGGCGCCGCGAACGCCAAGACCATCCCGATCCTGCTGTTCGTGTGGGGACGCAAGCGGGTGATGCCGGTGGTGATGACCAGCCTGCAGATCACCGAGCAGGAGTACTTCCCCGACCTGAATCCCAAGCGCGCCCAGATCGCGGTCCAGCTCAAGGTGCTGGAAGGGTTCAACCCGCCGTACCTCTACTCGCACGGCTGGCGTACCGCGCTGGCGGCGATGAACCTGGCCAATATCGGAGATTTCGCCGATGTTCTTTGATGGATCCCGCTACATCCGGGTGCCCGACGCCGCTTTCGCGGACGCCGAAGGCAGGACCGTGCAGCTCAAGTGCACGCGCGAACCGGTCGCCACGGAACTGGCGCTGGTCTACCAGGTGCGCGAGGGCGACAGGCTCGACGCGCTGGCCAACCGCTTCTTCCACGACCCGCGCAAGTGGTGGCTGATCGCCGACGCCAACCCCGCCGTCCTCGCCCCCGAGCAGCTGCTCGTACCGGGACGGCAGCTGCGCATCCCCCGCGACCGGGGCGCATAGGACGCCGCCATGCCCGCGATCCCGACCCCGTCCGACCGCTCCTTCAGCTGCGCCGTCCTGGTCAACGGCCAGGCGGCGGGATCGCTGCTGCATTGCATCCGCTCGGTGACCGTGGACGAGGACCTGGATGCCGGCTCCTCCTGTGCGGTCGAGCTGGAGGCCTGCCGCAACGACGACGGAAGCTGGCCCTACCTGGCCGACCCCAATCTCCAGGTGTGGAACCGCGTGACCGTGTACGCGGCGTTCCCCGGCCGCACCGAACTGGTGTTCGACGGCTACATCTCGCACATCAACGCGCGCACCAACGACGAGGCGGCGAACATGACCGTGCAGATACTGGGCGTGGACGCCTCCTACCACATGAACCAGGAGGAGAAGACCCGGATCTGGCGGGGAAAGACCTACGAGAAGATCGCGAGCGAGATCATCGAGCACTACGGCTTCAAGGCGGTCGTGGCCGATCCGCCCGGCACCGGCGAGGCGCCGCCGCAGGTCGCCCAGCGTTCCACCGACCACCGTTTCCTGCGCGAACTGGCGCGGCGGCGCGGCTACGAGTTCTACGTGCTGGGTGCGAACGCCTACTTCCGCCCGGCCGTGCTCAGCGGGCA is a genomic window containing:
- a CDS encoding phage tail sheath family protein, translated to MAEYLHPGVYVEEKSSGVRPIEGVSTSTAAFVGETAKGVPNKATFVTSWRTFVAKFGDVTRDGPYLPYAVEQFFSNGGKRCYVVRALSGASSRTAGTDLPSRELAGASRSTLRVEAKGKGGWGNSVAVRVEDGSLNPTREFRLVVLNDGVPVEVFDDLSMDPDSDSYVETAVNDLSEYIQVQDLHAATSPLAGNPAHATAVSTAVLASPVPLIAGDALTLDIPTAIPPPPAIDLFAVLGATAAPGDLADLVNATWGAYNLTASITGPDDPDGAGKLRLRHGAQGYESGFTLGGSATGAGRPLAGLAGFRQGQGGAVGATLRSAAGATFDIQAGANELVIAVNGDNLPAIPLTVSAALPIDTAVNEINSALAQHYQAVAGANKPAIAPLLDVRRNGDRIFVSTANRGAGNARVRIAGPAAAAFDFRRLDGSVQGADGPDGQGRNEPAFVQSELGPFALEDGSNLKFVVNNSAGGADSADVVVDFDSASLPNLQQVTAAQVRDRINAAAAGALTATVEYGRVVVRQSRRGNYYTLQVVDGKLSPNIRLKFSTEKQSGFADGDLASPYFRPGFNPVAGVNEPRELAGGDDGSPVNGSDLIGTADRKTGLHALDDVTDVNFIAIPGASDPAVVSAAIGYCAIRQDCFYIADATGKRNRDAPATEPVHAQDYMRNKVSPKNSYGALYYPWLEIADRAGAGRNPRRYVPPSGFIAGLFARIDNQRGVWKAPAGTETGLIGPIGLEYSVTDAEQDILNPIGVNCIRRFADSGIVVWGARTFAAQADPEYRYVPVRRYTIYLRQSIYRGTQWAVFEPNDAPLWEQLKANIDDFMMGEFRKGALAGATPDEAFSVRCDAELNPESEVNAGRVNMEVAFAPLKPAEFVIIRISQKSQRPQG
- a CDS encoding phage tail protein, producing MAPRTSQFDPYRTFKFRVRLDGAIIAGVTKVSALGRSVAPNEVKEAGDAFGPRHMPGMVSFDEVTLEQGWSADRTFERWANQVLGLHADPGGAKGFKRTVFIELFDLKGNAGSPSGSPPLQRYKLHRAWVSKYVAMPELNADGGGVGICSVSLRHEGWERV
- a CDS encoding phage tail protein: MPARASQFDPFRKFKFRIKIANQVVAGLTKCSALTVSVESKEFRSGEMDSFKQKLPGMVSFEPITLEQGVTSDKTFEKWATAMANYLGNKGADSQKTPDDFRKEVDIEVYNLNNERVKAYRVYQCWVSKYTAIPDLDANSADVMIQTLVLENEGIQVMQ
- a CDS encoding DUF6760 family protein; its protein translation is MTDLERLYEETHVLAMHYHWSEPQILALPRSKRQRYLALIARQHPASGAEA
- a CDS encoding LysM peptidoglycan-binding domain-containing protein: MFFDGSRYIRVPDAAFADAEGRTVQLKCTREPVATELALVYQVREGDRLDALANRFFHDPRKWWLIADANPAVLAPEQLLVPGRQLRIPRDRGA